The stretch of DNA ACTAAGCGAcaccttttaaatctgaaattATCAATTCAACTACCTAATTGATAGTTAAACAAGAATATTCAAGGATACTAAAGCCAGAAAagtcatataaaatatttcatctaACATTCTTTATTTAGTTGTCGAACACTAGAAAGAGTAATCAGTTTGACACGCCGATGATTGGTAATTCCCAATAAATTCAATGAACGTTACCTGGCAGAAATATCATTGCGGAAGCAATTGTGTTCtgatttcgaatttttgtatttggtcTGGCTAAGCCATAAACCCGTTTTTGCAATGTGGCGACAATTGGTCAATAAAAAGCTGAGGAATCTTAGCCAACAGCATCAGTCACTGACAGACCAACCAACCCAAACAATTAAATCAACATGAAGGTAATTTAAAGTACAACTTTCAGAatgttaatataatttattaaaggaTTCGATTGTATTTTCCTTTAGTTCCTCATCTGCTTGACTCTCTGCATTGCCGCCGCCCAGGCTGGCTTCATCGCCTCTCCGGTGAACACTTATGCCCCTGCTCCAGCTTATGCCACCTATGCCGCTGCTGCTCCCGTGGCCTACAGTGCTCCAGTGACCACCTATGCTGCTGCAGTTCCTGCATACTCCACTTATGCTGCCGCTGCTCCAGCCTACACTGCCTCGGTCTACAGTGCTCCTGCCTATACTGCTCCTGTGGCCACCTATGCAGCTCCCATCACCACCTACTCCGCTCCAGCCATCGTCAGTCCCTTCCTGAAGAAGAAGTAAAGAGGATCCTTGTATAACCCACTTCCAAACGATTCgataaactaaatataatgGCAATCCTAGCGAAAGCTGTGGACTTTTTCGAATAGGCTTTACAAAGAGGTTCAAAACTATAACTATAAAGTTCTAAGATGACAAGACTGAAATGACATCGATTTGCCTCTGTTCACAGCTAATTTATTGCATTATCGTACAGTATAATAGCCAATTAATTCCATTCGGGTCGACTCAAACGCCCAAAGAATAGTATTTTAGTATCCTCTACGATGGCAAACAGGAAGGGACGATTGCAAGGCATCTGTACGGCCCTTCTCCTCGTTCGCGCAACTTCAGTATCTGCAAATTAGAACAGtttaaaaatccaaaaggTACAGAAAAATCCAGACTAAACCTGTGGCTGCTGAACCTGTGGCTCCTATTTCAGTCACCTGAATAGAAACCAAGTGTGCAATGCTGTCGACCCTCAACGTTTCCTTGGCTTTGGTGAGATCGGAGAGATTGGCATGGTTGAAAATACTCTTTAAACCGAGATCTATCAGTGGTTGGGCCATATCTTGCTCGTATTTTATCTTGAACTTGGGCAGGGTGATGTGAACTCTTCTCAAACTCATTTCGTCCAGGTCGAGATGCTCCAGATTGTCCTCCAGATTGCCGATGCCCCGGAAAGTTCTGGGCACAATGATGGCCAGGGATAAAGATGACCCTTCGTAGGGCAGCGTCACAATGTGCGAATCTAGTGCACTTTGAAATCTGTACGGGAATTCTCCCACTATGTCAATCATTTTCACCTTAACCGATCGCTTCTCATCCGGCAAGTAAAAAGTGCTCTCGACAGAGTTCAACCTCAAAAAGGCCTCGAAGCTGACGGCATTTGCCAGGATAACCTTGGCACCATCGTCCAGCATGGAAGGATCTATGAGATCATCGATCCTTCCCTTCGTCGTCTTCGATATCCACTGGTTCACCTTGTTGGCTCCCTGGGCACTGAGATCCGTGCTCTCGGCTTCCGTGCTGAAATAATTCTTGGACAATTTCTGGAAGCTTGGTAGAATGGGAAAGCCATTCGACAGGAACATTCTACTCGAGATATTCAACTCGGGATTCCTTGACTCTACAAAGGCCTCCAGGTCCTGATCTTTTGTATACCAAGGATGGCCCAGAATGTCCTTCAACTCATCCTCACTTTCTCCGCTGGCTCCTAGGTAAACTTGAGCCAAGGCCTCATAAATAGCCGGTGGACATATGACCATATTGGTATCGGATAGTTCTAGAAGCACCCTCGAAACCAACTGAAGAGTAGTAAACTTTCTACAAAGGACCTCATAAGTAAGGCAGTATAACAACAGAAGACTACACACGATCCTCGACATGGTTAAAGAGTTTCTACTAGACTATTTCTAGATTACCCATAAAACAACTTCAGTGAATTCGCTACAGATTACTTGTTTATTTACGCTTGTTAAATGCCTATAACATATTGGATCGCCACTATAGCTACAGTTTGACTTACGATCTAGGGAGTGCTAGAAAGCGAAATACAAAGAGATGTTCGGATGGTCTCAATGGAGATTGTGGCTCAAGTACATGGGACTCTTCGGCGGAGCGTCGACCTCCTCGAAGTCGAAATCCTCCGTTTCATCCTCGTTCCAGCGCACCGTGCGATCACTACTGATATTTTTGGATcgattttcatcgattttCGGTGGAGTGTGGCGGGGAGAGAAAGTAAGTTCAGAATATATAGACTTTGTCGCTGTGAACACAATAAgaatttgtgtgtgttttggttGGTACTCTTGTCTCTCTGGCATGTGCTCAAGATTCGATCaaataatcaaaaaccaaaaggcaaaatcaaaaatcaaactCATTGGCAACTGAAAAACGGTTAATAACGTTGGTAGAACCTGTTCAAGCCGGCCGCTGGGGGAGGGGGCGGCGGTGGGGCGGACCTGGGCGGCGTTCGTCGGGCGCTGAAAGATCATTAAAACCATTATCAATATCACATTACCCaaggtgtcacagaaatctcaAGTGATCGTAAGGTCGTTTAATTTTTCTGGACTCTTGAAAACCCTATGACTGTGTGTTTCTGGGTATTGCAATATTTAGATCCCATTTCGTCATGGTTACGAAACAGTTTCATTCATAAATTggtcaaattataaatataccaATTAAGTATGGTGCTTTTAAGGTTACTTATGATACTGTGCCTTTAAATCTAATTCGATTACAATCGTAACTAGCGTGAagcattataatttttattaattatccgCATTGGTTCCAAATACCTGTTACACTTTAAGACCCTATCATATGGGACCATTCTgaattaaagttattttttatgatcaTACCACCAATGTAGATTATTAGTAAACATTCTCAAGatcgttaatattttttcgatCGAATCCACACTAATTACGATCATAGTTTCACACCAGTCATAAAGGAGGttatgatattttatttaaaatagtaaataaatagatCATAAGATTTCTGTAACACCCTAAAATCTCTCCAAACTTACGCCGCAACGTCCGCATCCAAATGGCCTCCAGCACCGTAGGCATCGCTTTCGTCCAAGTCGAATTCATCGGTGCCGGTGCGTTGGCTATGGGTGATATAAGGTTATTCACTTTTCAGTGGTATAGAATATATTATCATATTATCATATCATAACTGAACTAATGGGTCGGGTGAGATTTGGTGGTTGGTTCAGTGACTTTGGCTGGGGATTATCTTTGGTGTCCGGGACAGGAGGCACGGCACTCACAGACGCTGATTCCGCTTGTTGACAATGTCCTGCACAGCTCGGGCGGTCAGCGAGACCTTGCTCTTGAGACGCATCGGCGTCCGGGGCATCGGAATGGCGGCCGGAATGTCCGGGTTCACGCTGAGCACGGGAGTTATGGGACGCCGGGCCGTTTCACTGCTAGCTCTATCCGCATTGGCACTACGTCTACGGCAGAGAGAGTGAGCAAAGTGGACTGGGTGGTCTCGGGACTGTCGGGGTCACCAACGCGGTCACTTACAACTTGGTCCTAGCACGGAGATTCGAGCGCTGGCTGCGCGGATCGGGCCTTTGTTCGGGACTAACACTGGACTGATTGTGGCTATAGATCTGGTTCTGGTTCTGAGTCTGATTTGGATTTTGATTCGGGGCCTGCCACCCTCTGTCCTCGTGGGCATCCTCAAAGTCAAACTCCTCAGTGCCTTGCCGGCGACTTGGGGTTAAGTTGGGGTTAATTTGGGGTTTCTAAGGTATCGCAAGGGACCTGCACTTACAGAGGCGTCTTGATCTTATTGCGCGACTGCCAAATATTGAGTATCTTTCTAGTCTGACTGGTCTCGCGTTCTCGCTCATGCGAGTTGGCCCTACTGGGTCCGCTGGATGAGCCCCAATTGTCATCCTCGGGATCGTGGCGCCTGATATGCAACATGGAATGGAATGAGATGAAGTGGCTTAATCAGGGGATGGCTACTCACAGCTGCTGGCGACTGCGATTGCGCACCGGCGTGTTCAAGGCGGAGACGTCGCGACCCCGGCTCAATTCCCGCTCCCGACTCCGCTGATCCCGTTCCCGCACCCGCTCCCTGTCCGATTCCCGCTGACTCTGCTCCGGACGACGTtgtggttgttgctgctgctgtctcgATGGAGTGGAGTCCTCGTCGGCCAGGTCCAGGGTTTCTTCAGTGGCAGTGCGTCTTCTGTAAGGGTAAACACTTCGACATTAATAGGTGGAGTATGAGGAAAGGAATGAAATGAAGTGATCTAGGTCACCAATCACAACAGTCATCTATGTATTTCATAGATTTTAATAAGTAAAGCTTTGAACCCAGAAAATGGAGTGTCAATCACATTTgatatgtaaaataattagaaatcggggtcaccaatcACTGATTCCATAGCAAGGATGATAAATATCAATTTTCAATTCATATTTGTACATTAAAAACCAATATATGTGTATAACAACATCCAATTGCCATAATTTgagaaaagaaatttaatgATTGCTCAATAAATTGGGATCACcaatcaatattttataacaatCCCATAGCAAGGATTTTAAAGTTCCATTTTCGATTCTAAATTGTTCTAAAGGCCAATTCATAAATAACGatccttttctttttcgaaattaaataattggcgcccaacgtgtgACTTACAGTGGTGGCTTCGGTCTCGCAGTGCTGCTAGTGCTTCGCTCCCGGCTCTGCTCCCTCTTTCCGCTCCGTCCGCTGGTCGTCGCCGAGCTGCTCGTCCGTTGCTTCTTCCGCCCGCGACTCCCGCtccgctgctcctgctccggACTCCGGTCGCTCCTCCTGTGCCTGCCCTTGCTGCGCGACTGGGCCGCCTGCATGGCATTCAGTCGCGTTTGCACGGTGATCAGGTTCAGGCCCACCGGAGTGCCAATGGCCCAGAGGAGCAGCGTGAGGAAGATGAAGAAGGTCAGGCCGTTGATGAAGTCCACCATGTTGCGGCAGATGAAGGTGCGGCTGGCGTCGAAGGTGTCGTAGAAGGGTCGGCACTTGGTGGTGGTGTCGCCCAGTTGGGACTCCATGGTGGCACGACTGGTGGTCAAGTAGGCCTTCAGGCTGTGGCGGTAAAAATATTAGGCGTAGCTCGAAAAGTAAACCattcttttccaaaaataaaataatttactaaTATTTTTGAAGAGCTAGTAAGCTTGttttttcactgcatacttttagacacctttaaacCTAATAGCACTTGAGTTACAAGGAAGCTTAGTTTGTCTCACGattattaatattgttttcttgaaaattCTAAAGTTTCTGAAAGCACAATGCCTTCCGTCTGAACTTTAAGTACATTTGAATATACTCCTATTTATAACCTCTACTTGAATTTACCGAAATAACATCTAGACAATCAAACGACAATTTGATTGTTTATTGGCCATATCGTGTAGAGAGCACTTGAGTTCCTAAGTGGCTGCAACAATTCTAAACTGAATGCAAGAAACTTCTTTGGCCTAAAACAACCAAGGACATTTCTCAAGTCCCGGCATCAAAATATTTAGCATTCCTGCCCAATTCACCTATCATAAATGCGATTGTGTGTGGCAAGCGTAAGTGGGCACTTGGAAAAACACTAAAAATGCAATCATGACACTTGGCAAACTTAATCAAACGATTAGGACTTTCAATTATCTGATAAAGCCGGAAACTGTGTGCACTACTCCCGAGTGCACGACTGCAATTGTTTGAGTTGTTTGCTGCTCTGCCAGTTGGGGAAAGAGCAACacaataataaaactcaaacacGCCGACAGACCGAGAATACGGCTTCAAGTGCGCTGCAGGCGGTCGGAAAAGTGACTATGGTTAAATGGAAGACTTTTTGATGGAGTGGGGGGTCTTGACTTTTGGTAGAAAGCCATTGGGACTTTGCCGCAATTAACAGTGGCCAGGCTATTTTCAGGTGTTTAGAAGTTTGATTTTCGCTTTAAAGGTAAAACAtctctaaaagtatgctacgtTATATTTAGAATTGTATTGCCCCAGGAACTAAATGAGAGTTGAgacgaaaaaaaagtattacgGACAGCGACACAAAGAAGAATCGAAGTGTGCTCAATATTAGATAGACGCGTGCACGAAGGCATGCTTTGTGACTTTACAAAATTCAACCCTGTCCTAAATATATCGTTATTATGCCTAAAAAATGCAGTGCTATAAATCTGTGCGATTTATGATTTTACAATTCTTGTGATATTTTAGTCCTAaagatttgtaaatattagtaatttataaatactaataactttattttattatccttGAAATTTAAGATTTCTTGCGAATTTAAAAGCCTATAGGCTGCAGTATTGTATTGTTTGCCTTATTCTTCTCCCAATAATAAAAGGGTGCTATAATTTGATCCCCCCCATAGACCCATATATCTTACCGATCCGTGTAGGCCCTGGTCATATTGTGGCAGATCTCGCCGGCCTTGTTCTCCAGGTAGCCCTGGATGCTCTTCAGGTGGTTGAGCGTCTGGTTGACCTGCTTGGCCCAGGGATCCCGCTGCAGCTCGAGGGCCGTCAGGTGGTAGAGTATCTCGTTCTGCAGGTTCTCCAGGGGCTGCAGAATGGAGGCCTGCAGCCGCTTGGACCGGCTGCCCAGGGTGGTCATGCGCGAGGACGTGGCCACATCCTGAATCTGGCGACACAAATCGGATGAGTGAATCGGATGCATGCGGTATTATGCGGTTCACGTAGTGGGCCCCCGTTTCCCCCCCTTTTAATTGAAACTAATCAGGCGGTGTCCGCTGCAACTCACCTGCAAGGCCACCCGCTGCATCTGATCAATGAACGTGGCCAAATCCTTTTCGGGCGTGGGCGCACCTACGCTGCTGCGGTACGTGGTCAAATTGAACGAGGACGTCTGCAGCATGTTCTCCAAAATGTTCTGGACGGATTGCGTGAGCGAGAGGAGCGTGCGGCCGGACACGGAAATCGCATCGATGGCGGTGGACACTTTGGGGAACTGCCTCAGGTCGGCGATTTTGCTGGTATTCACGAACGCATCCAATTGAAAGACATTGTACGATGCTTGATTTTGCTCGCAGCCTCTGTGTGGTTGTAGTTGCGTCAAAGAAATGTCAAAAAGATTGGATCGGATTGGATGGAAGCCTCCTTTAATATCTACGGGTGGGGGGAGCATCTCTGCAAACTCGGCCATTTATGCCCAGGCCCATACCCCGCATGCATGTGCATTTTGTAGCTGCTCGGATAATTGGAATCGTGCTTAAAATTTGCGGTTACAAGTGGGCGGTGCATTTTCGAGTGGGTGGTGCGTGCGGCTAGTTGAATTGGCATTGGTGTGCTTGGGTTTGGGTTCCCTGCAAAATTGAGTGCCATGTGGCTAGCAAATTTCACTGGGCTTTCAAAACTTTGTGGCTTAGGGCGGACTGCTTTCTGCACCCATGAGTTCCTCAGTTCCAGTTCCTGAGCCCCCCAAATGGGATGGATGGGATTTCGAAGCCGAATAACTTGGCAAGTCGAGGATGAGAGTGCGTTGCGGTGGCCCAAGTTTTGCCGAAAATGAGGGGCCGGAAAAGTTCGAGAGTGGCAACAATAATCACAGAAATGGGTAATCACAGTGGAATCGATTAAGAGCTTTTCGTTAGGGATTTCATTGGCTCATGAggagatttccgaaaagtgcAGCCAGGCGGTTCGGAAATCGAAATATTCCAAAAAGAGgggaaaatttaacaaaccaGAATTTAAGGGGTCTAATCAAGTTTATGAACCTATTGAACCtacaaaaattgttattattttacatgGGAACCTTCTTAATTTCCCTCTTAACTGCCAATCGATGAAACCATAAAAACTGGGGAGTAAATGTTTCCACACAAGGTAACTCGGTCTTTGGGGGGCAATCAAAATTACAGGCACGTACAGTATCAAAGTAATTGGATAACAAAATTCGTTACTTCAACTTTTGGGCTACCTGGGAACTCGGTGGTTAGTGGATTTTTCAGACTCACCTGAGGGCCTGGCCCAGACCCACATTGACCACCGAGCGATTGACTCCAACTGGACGCAGTAGCTCTCCGATGATGCCCGTCTGGGGCTCCCGGGCGTATGCATAACCCGGCTTGTCCAGCAGCTTGCCCAGCATATTGTAGTCCTGATCGTAAAGGGATCGGCAGACAAAGACCTCGGCATTGCCACCCACAGCCAGGGAAAATACCCCATAGATGGTAAGACCAATGCTGGCCAGGCAGATGAGCATGACGGCGATGAAGAAGACCACTCCCGACTTCGCATTCGATTCGCAGAGGAAGCAGCAGTAGGACATCAGCATGAAGAGCATCACCCAGACGATCACCGTGCCCGCAATCCAACCCACACTCCAGTAGGCATCCGCCCACTCCTTCAGCTCGTTGTAGGCGGGCTCCAGGGACGACCAGGTGCCCTCCAGGCGCTGCAGCAGTCCGTTTATCGTCGAGGTCAGCTGCTGGGCATTGGCAGTCGTCCGGTGGCGAATGCTCGCCAGCTGCTCCAACGTATCTGCAGATACCGATAAGTTAGGGCCAATTCAATTAGCATCCACAAACCAGAACCCAATGACACTAATTAATATTGGGGGCTAAACTTGAGAAAGTTCTGTGGTTGCACAGGGCAAAATAAGTGTTAAGGTATTTACAATGTGCAATAATTTACAAgtgaaataatataaatatattgttatGAGTATAAAAGATATCGAAAAGGATTTAAAATCTCCTTTAAAggtgtttaaaagtatgctttgaatatttgcaaaacatactgttgcatacttttagccatttttaccTCTAAAAGAAATTCTAAATTCTGATTGGAAATAAAATGATGATTATATTCGGTCCATTCATTACATGATATAAATTTTTCCCCCAGTGTTTTCAACTGTATGTTTCGGAAATTGCATTGCCAGATTCATAGGGTTTTGAAAAGGGGGGCGATTGGGAAACCTGACACCTGTGCTATTGATTGAATTGTACACTTTAGCCTTAGTTGGCATAattgggttttgggttttggcCAGGGCGCTCAATATGGATTTTGATGTAGGACTGGCGATTAACTTGGCCCGGTTGAAAGCCAAACCTAAATCTCTGGGCCCCGCACAtccttttattttgattgccGTACTCACAGTTCCGTTCATATGCCGTGTCATGTTTAACTTGTTGCGGGAAATTGCTGAAAATGGAACGTGACACGCCAACTTCCGATGTCAGATTTTTGACAGTGGCACCGAATTCAATTTCGCCCAAGTAGCGCATACGGAAGATGCTCTGGTCCTCTTGCAGCTGACAAATTGTCAGCGATGTCGTCGTGCCGTTCCGTTGTCGTTCCGTTGTCCAGGAAATAAGATATTGCGGgtgaaattagaaaaacagtGAGGTCCGAAAGGGAGAAAGGGGGAGGAAAGGGGCAGAAAGCGAAGGAAGTCAGagtacaaattatttatacgTTCAACTAGAAACGAAGGTTAACTGAGAAGGAATCGAAACGGGGGATACCCTAGACTTTtctaaaagtaattaaaatgatttcaaaGTAGAATAGTAAAAAATCAATGTAAGCACattgaaaatgtaatatttaaataaaataaaaacatttaaattgtacaacatatatgtatatatattatatattttttttaaatatttaagtttactAAATAAAATCTCATTTAAATGGGAGATTCCAAAGAAATCACAAAAGATTTAATGTCACTTATAAAGctgcccaaaagtatgctgtaaaaaaagtaagaaaGTCTTTTGAGATAAATCCATGTCACTTCATTATTAAAAGTGTTCTGTATTTagtttaaaacgtttttaggaagattaaaaaattcaactaATATTCTGGAACTAAGAGTTATCTTCTTGATGCTAACTAGTAAACCCCGTTACAGGGTATCCTCGTAAAAAGGGATATAATCGAGCGGCGAGGCTGGGCTGGAGAAAAAGGACTCACAGTTTTCAGGGCGTCGACCACGCCGTTCTCCTCGAagctgcgtatacgcaacgtgtCGCACAGCGGGCGGTCGCGGTACGTGCACTGGCGCTGCAGCACGGACAGCTGGATCTGCAGCTCCTCCATCCTGGCAGCCGCCTCCTGGGAGAGCTTCAGGGCCCGGCCCACCGTCTCCTGCAGCATGAGCACGCGATAGATGAGCTCCGCGTTCGCTGACAGCGACAAATGcacgaaaatattattatttgcagCGTTATTGTAGCGTGTTTTATTTGGGGGGTGGCTTGCTTTGGTTGGGTTCTGGGTTTTTGGGGATTCAAGGAGTCGCAGCAGCATGATTCCAAATTACACATTGTGTTCGATGGCGAACATAATGGAGTTGTCATCTTGGCAATTGTGTAGGATGACTTTCGCCGCATCCGGCTGCCTCTCCGTTTGCATTCCCCTAATGAAATTGGGCGCAAACAATCGCTTTTTGGTTGAGAGCCGCAGCCAACATATTTACCGATGGCCTGCTATTTGCGACTGCCTTGGGTTCTGATTTTTCAGATTGTTTGGTCTTGGAGTGGGGATAGAGATTTGAGTGGGAAAGAGCAATTTAAGTGGGTTTCTTGGAATAATAGATAATGAGAATTGCCTAGGAATCTAGAAAAGCCTAGgatgtttattaaaatattcgttATCTATTATAGATATTgaaatatcaaatatattaaattgtgtttgcttaaaaaaaaagaaccttTTGCTTAATGATAACCAAGTACTTAGTACCATTAACCAATTCTAACTCAAGGTTGTCCGCTCAAGAGAGCGTActttaaataatgtttatgTAAAGATTATTGTCATAATTAAGACTTAATTGGGTCCTACTGTTTGGAAATAACAATAACTAATTTGAAACAAAGGTTGACCGCTCAAAAGAGCGTCCGTTCGTAACTACAGACTAATGTCTCTCTAAAACAGAAAATGCAATCAATGGAAATAGGGATGCGAGTGAAATTAAGAGAGGAAAAgtgtaaaatttaaagccc from Drosophila takahashii strain IR98-3 E-12201 chromosome 2R, DtakHiC1v2, whole genome shotgun sequence encodes:
- the LOC108059751 gene encoding cuticle protein 16.5 is translated as MKFLICLTLCIAAAQAGFIASPVNTYAPAPAYATYAAAAPVAYSAPVTTYAAAVPAYSTYAAAAPAYTASVYSAPAYTAPVATYAAPITTYSAPAIVSPFLKKK
- the prom gene encoding prominin-1 translates to MDQRNLTLPTPAATTIMSSSSAAMAAGFGSFGGGPTTSALAGSTIALATTTTTPAAAAATTAVTFFTYSIPGMDIAPGPFIFTYVSEFLSLITPEELPLDSIRDVLHKNTSLLDFASNAIKIESGFIALMSVFAILALVPLIATCAWCCGRRSTQEEVDHIRNAPCNIRDESLEESLRCRKSAGLITLWIVFILLTLSDFSIFYANSRLSAGIEMTPEMVKSAVHDVEVFLKDTHIQIKHKLDNGFHVSVERVVKDLEDVDVLLGEPIQAEISAHTGLELAYDSLTTLSLANAELIYRVLMLQETVGRALKLSQEAAARMEELQIQLSVLQRQCTYRDRPLCDTLRIRSFEENGVVDALKTLQEDQSIFRMRYLGEIEFGATVKNLTSEVGVSRSIFSNFPQQVKHDTAYERNYTLEQLASIRHRTTANAQQLTSTINGLLQRLEGTWSSLEPAYNELKEWADAYWSVGWIAGTVIVWVMLFMLMSYCCFLCESNAKSGVVFFIAVMLICLASIGLTIYGVFSLAVGGNAEVFVCRSLYDQDYNMLGKLLDKPGYAYAREPQTGIIGELLRPVGVNRSVVNVGLGQALRGCEQNQASYNVFQLDAFVNTSKIADLRQFPKVSTAIDAISVSGRTLLSLTQSVQNILENMLQTSSFNLTTYRSSVGAPTPEKDLATFIDQMQRVALQIQDVATSSRMTTLGSRSKRLQASILQPLENLQNEILYHLTALELQRDPWAKQVNQTLNHLKSIQGYLENKAGEICHNMTRAYTDRLKAYLTTSRATMESQLGDTTTKCRPFYDTFDASRTFICRNMVDFINGLTFFIFLTLLLWAIGTPVGLNLITVQTRLNAMQAAQSRSKGRHRRSDRSPEQEQRSGSRGRKKQRTSSSATTSGRSGKREQSRERSTSSTARPKPPLRRTATEETLDLADEDSTPSRQQQQQPQRRPEQSQRESDRERVRERDQRSRERELSRGRDVSALNTPVRNRSRQQLRHDPEDDNWGSSSGPSRANSHERERETSQTRKILNIWQSRNKIKTPLRRQGTEEFDFEDAHEDRGWQAPNQNPNQTQNQNQIYSHNQSSVSPEQRPDPRSQRSNLRARTKLRSANADRASSETARRPITPVLSVNPDIPAAIPMPRTPMRLKSKVSLTARAVQDIVNKRNQRLQRTGTDEFDLDESDAYGAGGHLDADVAAARRTPPRSAPPPPPPPAAGLNSDRTVRWNEDETEDFDFEEVDAPPKSPMYLSHNLH
- the LOC108059746 gene encoding serine protease inhibitor 42Dd-like — encoded protein: MSRIVCSLLLLYCLTYEVLCRKFTTLQLVSRVLLELSDTNMVICPPAIYEALAQVYLGASGESEDELKDILGHPWYTKDQDLEAFVESRNPELNISSRMFLSNGFPILPSFQKLSKNYFSTEAESTDLSAQGANKVNQWISKTTKGRIDDLIDPSMLDDGAKVILANAVSFEAFLRLNSVESTFYLPDEKRSVKVKMIDIVGEFPYRFQSALDSHIVTLPYEGSSLSLAIIVPRTFRGIGNLEDNLEHLDLDEMSLRRVHITLPKFKIKYEQDMAQPLIDLGLKSIFNHANLSDLTKAKETLRVDSIAHLVSIQVTEIGATGSAATDTEVARTRRRAVQMPCNRPFLFAIVEDTKILFFGRLSRPEWN